The Candidatus Binataceae bacterium genome segment TCTGGCGCTTGTCGTAGGCGTGTTTGCCGCGCGCCAGCGCCAGCTCGACTTTGGCCCGTCCTCTTTTGAAATAGATCCGCAGCGGCACCAGCGAATAGCCGCGCTCGCGTACTTTGCCCCATAACCGCTCGATCTCGCGTCGATGGAGCAGGAGCTTGCGGGCGCGGGTCTCGGCATGGCTGAACTGGCCGGCCGGCGCGTAGGCGCCGATATGCACGCCCACCAAAAACATCTCGCCACTGCGGATACGCGCGTAGCTGTCGCGCAGGTTGGCCTTGTGAGCGCGCAACGACTTGACCTCGGTGCCGGTCAACGTCATTCCGGCCTCCAGCGCCTCCTCGATAAAGAAATCGTGGCGCGCCTTGCGGTTTTCCACCACCAGCTCATAGCCGTCACGCGCGGCCGCTTGGTTGGAAGCCATTGTCTAACGATTGCTGGAGGCGCCGGCCGATGGAAGCGCGCTACCCTCGCCCGTCACGGGTGGCGCCGATAGACCACAGTGCGTACCTTGTGAACCGGCTTGCCGGCGGAAGGAGGCGGCTTGCCCCGCCGTGCCAGACTGATACCCACCGCGGCCATGATTGCCACCAGCAGTACCACTCCGGCCAACGTGCCGTACAACCATCCGACCAGTAGTTGATCCACGATTAAATGGCGTAGCGCAAACCGTCGGTCGCGGCAAGCTAGGACCCAGCTTGCGACGGCGTGGAGGCAAGCTTAAATTAATAGATGCGTAGCCGTTCGACGACCGAGACAATGGTTCGATCTCGCGATTGCATCTTGCGCGATGGGGGCGAAATGGGTTCGACGGAGGCTAGAGGGTTGCGGTCGCACGCCGGGGTGCTGTTGGTCCCGTTAAACAAACAGCTCTGCGAAATTTACCCGCAGACAATAACGGATACGCTCTGGCGGCCTAAGGGCCGCTAGCGTCCCACTGCAGCTCGCCCATGGCCGCAGAGTGGGGCGTCATTTAGTGGGCTAGGGAAGCGTAGTTCACCGATTGGACGCCACTCCCGAAATTTCAATCGGCTGGCTGGCGGACAGCCCGTCCGTGGGCGGCCCGGTGGCGAGCTAGAGTGCGCGGACTAAGCGTGTAGTGACCACAGTCGGACAGTCTTCGGACGGGGGTTCAATTCCCCCCGCCTCCACCAAAATTCTGTCGGAAATTCGGGCCTTTTTCCGAAGACCCCCTTAGGGGGTCCGGTCAGGGGTCCGCTTTTTCCCCCAACTGCTGCTTCGCGGAGGCTCTCCGGACGTTGCAATGATGCCTCGCCCGCGAACGCAGGCTGCTCATGTGTTATTGAATTCTTTTGGCGCGCCCTGAGGGATTTGAACCCCCGACCCGTAGATCCGTAGTCTACTGCTCTGATCCGCTGAGCTAAGGGCGCGCGCAGGTGGCGTGAAGTTTGGTTTTTATTCGATCCTCGCAACTGGGGCAAGCTTGCTCCCGACCCTGCAGGACACCAAGCGCAGGCTGAGGAAAAAGTCTACGTGACCGCTAGAGCGCGGCGCGGGGAATACCGTTGACGATTGGCGCTCCCGCCGCCCCTTCCAGGGGAAGTCGCACAGTCACCGTGGTACCCTCGCGCACCCGGCTTTCGATCAACAGTTCGCCATGATGCAACTGCACAATATGTTTGACGATCGCCAGCCCCAAGCCGGTACCGCCCAACTCGCGTGAACGCGCTTGATCGACCCGGTAGAAGCGCTCGGTCAGCCGCGGAATGTACTGGGCGGGAATCCCCTCACCTCGATCCGCGACCACAAGTTCGACCCCGTCGCCGCCGGGCGCCATCCGCGCCGCCAGGGTAACAACGCCACCTGAAGCGCTGTACTTGACCGCGTTGTCGAGCAGGTTGATCAGGACTTGATGCAGGCGGTCGTGATCGCCTTTGAGCTCGGGCAGTTGGGGCGGGCAGTCGATCGCAAGGCGAACACCTTGGCGCTCGGCCTGCTCCTGGATAAGCTCGATCACTTCCTCAAGCAGGCGGCGCGGCTGTAATGCCTCGCATCGCAAGGGGGTCAGACCGCGCTCCAGATCCGAGAGCGAGACCAGATCATCCACCAAGCGGGCCAAGCGGTGGGCTTGACGCTCGATAATCGCTAAAAAGCGTTGGCGCGCGTCGGCATTGTCCACCCCCAACAGCAGGGTTTCGGCGTAGCCGCAGATCGCGCTGAGCGGAGTGCGAATTTCGTGGGTGAGGTTGGCGATGAAGTCGCTGCGCAGATTTTCGTAAGCCTTGAGCTGGGTGATGTCGTAGAGCAGCAGGACCCGCGCGGCGCGTCCCGCACCGGCCTCGCCCACTACCCCAGCGGTCACGCGCAAATGACGGATGGCGCCGCCGGGCAAGGCGACCTCGGCATTAGCGACCACCGCGCCGGGCTGCGCGATGGAGCGCTGGAGCAGTTGCTGCAAGGCCGGCTCGCGGCAGATTTCCACCAAACTGCGACCGCGGTAATCGGCCTCGGGCGCCAGCCCAAACAGCTCGCGCGCGGCGCCATTGGTCAACAGGACTTGGCCGTGGCTGTCGGTAACGACCACGCCCTCGGACATTCCACGCAGGATAGCGGAGAGTTCGTTGCGTTGCTCGGCCAGGGCGAGGACCTCGCGCACGAGTTGGTCGCCGGCCGCCAGCAGGTGGTTTTCCGCCCCGCCCATCAGTCGCTCGCTGTGGATCAGGCGCATCGGAGGGCGCTTGGCCTCCAGATCGCGCGCGCCCTGTTCCAAGACTTGAGCGCGCTCCAACAGCAGGCGCACCACCAGCGCGCACATCAGGGCCCCGCCGACCAAACCCAAACCCAAGGCCAGCGCCAGCCACCAGAAACTGAGCGCGCCGCGGGCGGCGACCACTGTCAGCACCAGGGCGGCAGGCAGGATGCTCAGCAGCACGATGGCAGCCAAGCGGCGGATAAAAGTCTTACCCAAGGGCGTCGGGGTTAAAGCGATAGCCCACGCTTCGCACGGTTAAGATCAACTCGGGGCGGCTGTCGTCGCGCTCTATCTGGCAGCGCAGCCGGCGCACGTGTACGTCCACGGTGCGCGGCTCGACGAAGACGTCACGGCCCCAGACCAAATCGAGCAACTGCTCGCGCGAATAGACCCGAGCAGGATGTTCGACGAAAAAGCGTAACAGCTCGAATTCTCGCAGACAGAGTTGACGCCGCTGGCCGCGCACGAAAACCTCGTAACTGCCGGCATCCAGGCGCAGCCAGCCACGCTCGTAGACCGGACCGCTGACCGCCGCCTGCTGAGCCCGGGCTCGGCGCAGGACGGCGCGCAGGCGGGCCACCAATTCGCGCGGACTGAAGGGCTTGACCACGTAATCGTCGGCGCCCATCTCCAGCCCCAAAACGCGATCGACCTCCGAACTTTTGGCCGTCAGCATCAGGATGGGGAGTGCCGCGCTGCGCGCGTTGGCGCGCAACTTTTGACACAGCTCCAACCCCGGCATCCCAGGCAGCATCAGGTCCAGGATCAGCGCGTCGGGCAGCCGCTTGGCCAGGATTTCGTTGGCCTGGACCCCGTCGCCAGCCTCCTCCACCGCGAACCCCTCCTGCTCCAGGGCAAAGCGCACCAAGCCGCGGATATCCTGTTCATCCTCGACTACCAGGACCCGCGCCCCGGCCCCCTGGCGCGACGCTAACGAGGTAGCGCTCATCGGCTGCTCTTATCCATATGCTTGATGGTCTTGCCCTTGACCATGAACACCACCATCTCGGCGATATTGGTCGCGTGGTCAGCTATTCGCTCGAGGTACTTGGAAACGAACAGCACCCGAGTGGCGCGCGAGATGGTGCGCGGTTCCTCGGCCATGTAGCTTAGCAACTCGCGGAAGATCTGATAATTGAGCTGATCGACCTCGTCGTCCTGCTCGATCACCTTTTCCGCCGCTTCCGTGTCGTTGTTGACGAAAGCGTCCAGGCTGTCCTTGACCATGCTCTGAGCCAACGCCGCCATCCGTGGAATGTCGATATAAGGCTTAAGCACGGGCTCGTGATTGAGTTCCAGCGCGCGCTCACTGATGTTGACCGCGATGTCGCCAATGCGCTCCATGTCGGTGGTTATCTTCAAGCTGGTGGTAATAAAGCGCAGGTCGCTGGCCGCGGGCTGGCGCAGGGCCAGCAGGCGCAGGCACAGCGCGTCGGTCTCGATATCCATGCGGTTGACTTCGCCGTCGCGCGCGATGGTGGCGCGCGCCAGTTCGGAATCGCGCTCCACTAGCGAGCGCACCGCGTCGGCGATCTGGCGCTCCACCAAGCCGCCCATCTGCAGCAGCAACGTGCGCAGACCGCGCAGCTCTTCCTCGAACTGGCGGTTGGTGTGGGGATGGTTAGTATCCATCGTCTCGCCCCTCAGCCGAAGCGGCCGGTAATGTAATCTTCAGTCTCGTGCCGGGTGGGATTGGTGAAAATTTGGTTGGTATCGCCAAACTCGATCAGGTCGCCGCCCAGCAAAAACGCGGTGGCGTCGGAAGCGCGCGCCGCCTGCTGCATATTGTGGGTGACCAGGACGATCGTATAGTTGGCGCGCAACTCCAAAATCAGTTCCTCGATACGGGCGGTCGAAATCGGATCCAGCGCCGAGCAAGGCTCGTCCATCAACAGCACCTCTGGCTCGACCGCTAGCGCGCGGGCAATACACAGGCGCTGCTGCTGACCGCCGCTTAGGCTGACACCGCGGGCCCGCAATTTGTCTTTGACCTCCTCCCACAGCGCCGCCTGGCGCAGGCTGCGCTCCACCACTATATCACGTTGGGCGTGAGAAAGGCCGCGCCCGTTGAGGCGCAGGCCGGCGGCGACGTTGTCTTCGATCGACATGGTGGGAAATGGCGTGGGCTTTTGAAATACCATTCCGACCCGCCGCCGGATCATGACCGGATCGATCCCCGCCGCGTAGATGTCCTCACCGTCCAGATGTACCGCGCCGCTGACCCGCGCTCCCGGCGTGACTTCGTGCATCCGATTAAGGCAGCGCACCAAGGTGGATTTGCCGCAGCCCGAGGGACCGATGATGGCGGTCACCCGATTGGCGGCGAAGCCCACCGTGATGTCGCGCAGGGCGGCGTGCTTGCCAAAATACGCGCTTAGGCGGCGCAGATCGAGTTTCGCCGTCATCGCGCCGCCCTCAGTTTTCCCCGCCCTCGCATGCCAAGTACAAGCCGCGCCAAAGCCTCGCGTCCATCTCTTCGAGCCAGCGGCAAACCCAGGACATCACAACGGGGCACATAAGCTCTGCCACGATATAGCGCGCATTTGTTACAGATATGTGACGCCGCCACGAATTAAACTTGAAGCCAACCGCTCAGTTCGCCGGCTCGATCAGCTCCAAGCCGCCCAAGTAGGGTCGCAGCACGGGAGGCAGCGCGATCGAGCCGTCGGCCTGCTGATAGTTTTCCAACAGCGCGATCAAGGTGCGAGGCAGCCCCAAGCCCGAGCCGTTCAAGGTATGAACCAACTCGGGCCGCCCGCTGCGTTCGCTGCGAAAGCGGATCTGGGCGCGGCGCGCCTGAAAATCCCAGCAATTCGAGCACGAGCTGACCTCCAGCCATTCCCCCACTCCGGCTGCCCACAC includes the following:
- the phoU gene encoding phosphate signaling complex protein PhoU, whose product is MDTNHPHTNRQFEEELRGLRTLLLQMGGLVERQIADAVRSLVERDSELARATIARDGEVNRMDIETDALCLRLLALRQPAASDLRFITTSLKITTDMERIGDIAVNISERALELNHEPVLKPYIDIPRMAALAQSMVKDSLDAFVNNDTEAAEKVIEQDDEVDQLNYQIFRELLSYMAEEPRTISRATRVLFVSKYLERIADHATNIAEMVVFMVKGKTIKHMDKSSR
- a CDS encoding ATP-binding protein, giving the protein MGKTFIRRLAAIVLLSILPAALVLTVVAARGALSFWWLALALGLGLVGGALMCALVVRLLLERAQVLEQGARDLEAKRPPMRLIHSERLMGGAENHLLAAGDQLVREVLALAEQRNELSAILRGMSEGVVVTDSHGQVLLTNGAARELFGLAPEADYRGRSLVEICREPALQQLLQRSIAQPGAVVANAEVALPGGAIRHLRVTAGVVGEAGAGRAARVLLLYDITQLKAYENLRSDFIANLTHEIRTPLSAICGYAETLLLGVDNADARQRFLAIIERQAHRLARLVDDLVSLSDLERGLTPLRCEALQPRRLLEEVIELIQEQAERQGVRLAIDCPPQLPELKGDHDRLHQVLINLLDNAVKYSASGGVVTLAARMAPGGDGVELVVADRGEGIPAQYIPRLTERFYRVDQARSRELGGTGLGLAIVKHIVQLHHGELLIESRVREGTTVTVRLPLEGAAGAPIVNGIPRAAL
- the pstB gene encoding phosphate ABC transporter ATP-binding protein PstB, with product MTAKLDLRRLSAYFGKHAALRDITVGFAANRVTAIIGPSGCGKSTLVRCLNRMHEVTPGARVSGAVHLDGEDIYAAGIDPVMIRRRVGMVFQKPTPFPTMSIEDNVAAGLRLNGRGLSHAQRDIVVERSLRQAALWEEVKDKLRARGVSLSGGQQQRLCIARALAVEPEVLLMDEPCSALDPISTARIEELILELRANYTIVLVTHNMQQAARASDATAFLLGGDLIEFGDTNQIFTNPTRHETEDYITGRFG
- a CDS encoding response regulator; amino-acid sequence: MSATSLASRQGAGARVLVVEDEQDIRGLVRFALEQEGFAVEEAGDGVQANEILAKRLPDALILDLMLPGMPGLELCQKLRANARSAALPILMLTAKSSEVDRVLGLEMGADDYVVKPFSPRELVARLRAVLRRARAQQAAVSGPVYERGWLRLDAGSYEVFVRGQRRQLCLREFELLRFFVEHPARVYSREQLLDLVWGRDVFVEPRTVDVHVRRLRCQIERDDSRPELILTVRSVGYRFNPDALG
- the smpB gene encoding SsrA-binding protein SmpB; amino-acid sequence: MASNQAAARDGYELVVENRKARHDFFIEEALEAGMTLTGTEVKSLRAHKANLRDSYARIRSGEMFLVGVHIGAYAPAGQFSHAETRARKLLLHRREIERLWGKVRERGYSLVPLRIYFKRGRAKVELALARGKHAYDKRQSIAQKSSRREIERLLKERNR